A part of Neodiprion pinetum isolate iyNeoPine1 chromosome 4, iyNeoPine1.2, whole genome shotgun sequence genomic DNA contains:
- the LOC124217878 gene encoding zinc finger protein 11 isoform X2 gives MRLLNLYCQIYQNPQLRLAMFDILTDSNAQPICNGLLCRLCGIKTDDPIPIFSKFQDISQKISNLILVSITRDDQLSKHICTACNEKLEAINEFISVCKETEKKLCSITKSRSLLRVKLKRKADGNRENTIIVQDDIAIYKCPNCKVDLRITRTDEAQNCYNGPQASLIATDASTSPNSFVKTIKNKAHTSRSCSAKKRVGTRLGKASGKSANTGIEENHINDVEAIGATVNILTPLKSTRKIICNVHPEDDGSSNCISSREKGKMKLRDIRKRAPVCSAVNDVAITRKLESDALEKALFSSSSDLEVPGITGEFVELDALEDSSNEIMRKRSKFKCEACKAEYYSYERYLFHVERHGTKNFYEFVCNVCKKEFLTEDDLWEHHRYHQSNNSEGGETVSENVNALQPENNQRCTKSTCEECGARFVLRERYEFHMERHKLGNIKIFSCMICGKRFKSENILWDHYQYQHKSGERIACMTCNKTFVKRANLNYHLKTFGHKGGKRVTSQDQIRQTETDGDFKLSDISKSRPKITCSDCGARFVLQERYEFHMERHKTGRMDVCLCMVCGRESTNENVLWDHYQYMHKRTKRYACTTCGKLFHKQSLLSRHQVKYGHKGSREIDVDTDGNALAVDSAAFKKVIAEEVVEMKSVNCVLCGEVVWGVDPNLINDAVTCASCEGPGLSLQVDSDGAKVISRRQYHCNMCNKHFTTKDRLEYHIMRHSENMDEFICSTCGKELSTEQALFEHYLFVHKGARPHVCELCGKSYQFKARLKEHMRSHSGERPFACEICGQRCMTNNALRSHKKTHITEKRFPCQICKKAFRKRQDLNEHLERHWKNDKTMMFPQVFSCTVCFEMFPTFRILKKHMKETHRVKSPDPILTDLQPWFECEDCHEKFKHQMSLKVHRERKHEGKMRPVYHCDVCNVTYKNARVLSNHIKNKHEGGKRYKCAQCGKEYNQSTSLHNHILLHTGEKPFSCEHCEMTFRTKESRDHHQRKHTGERPYKCPRCDKSFATTTQRREHRKREHDEGNTHHCPECGKACFDEHGVRSHLNMHFSEKFKNTQENQT, from the exons ATGAGACTGTTGAATTTGTACTGCCAGATTTACCAGAATCCGCAGCTTCGATTAGCAATG TTTGATATTCTTACAGATTCCAATGCTCAGCCTATTTGTAATGGATTGCTGTGCCGTTTGTGTGGTATTAAAACTGATGACCCAATTCCAATTTTCAGCAAATTTCAAGACATAAGCCAGAAAATCAGTAACCTAATTCTCGTCTCT ATTACACGTGACGACCAGTTATCCAAGCACATTTGTACAGCATGCAATGAGAAATTGGAAGCCATTAATGAATTCATATCCGTCTGCAAAGAAACTGAAAAGAAATTATGCAGTATAACAAAATCGAGAAGCTTACTAAGGGTGAAGCTAAAACGTAAAGCTGATGGAAACAGGGAAAACACTATAATAGTTCAAGATGATATTGCAATTTATAAATGTCCGAACTGTAAAGTCGATCTGAGGATTACGAGGACTGATGAAGCTCAGAATTGTTATAATGGGCCACAGGCTTCCCTTATCGCAACTGATGCATCTACGTCTCCTAATTCCTTTGTAAAAACTATTAAGAACAAAGCTCATACTTCACGAAGTTGTAGTGCCAAGAAAAGAGTTGGCACGAGATTAGGAAAAGCATCGGGGAAATCTGCGAATACAGGCATTGAAGAAAATCATATCAATGATGTTGAAGCAATTGGTGCgactgtaaatattttaacgCCATTAAAATCTACCCGTAAGATAATTTGCAACGTACATCCCGAGGATGACGGTTCCAGCAATTGTATAAGCTctagagaaaaaggaaaaatgaaacttcGAGATATCAGAAAAAGAGCGCCAGTCTGCAGTGCTGTTAACGACGTGGCAATAACGAGAAAACTAGAATCTGATGCATTAGAAAAAGCTTTGTTTTCTTCGAGTTCTGATCTCGAAGTCCCTGGTATAACTGGAGAATTTGTAGAGCTTGATGCTCTGGAAGACAGCAGCAATGAGATTATGAGAAAACGCTCGAAATTTAAATGCGAAGCATGCAAAGCGGAATATTATTCCTATGAGAGGTACTTGTTCCATGTAGAAAGACACGgcaccaaaaatttttatgaattcgTATGCAACGTTTGtaagaaagaatttttaacaGAAGATGATCTGTGGGAACATCATCGATATCATCAGTCCAATAATTCTGAAGGTGGTGAAACTGTGTCTGAAAACGTAAATGCTTTACAGCCAGAGAATAATCAACGATGTACAAAGTCAACTTGCGAAGAATGCGGAGCACGTTTCGTGCTTCGCGAACGTTACGAGTTTCACATGGAGAGACATAAATTGGGCAATATCAAGATATTTTCTTGCATGATTTGCGGTAAGCGATTCAAGAGTGAAAACATTCTTTGGGATCATTATCAGTATCAGCATAAATCTGGAGAACGCATCGCTTGCATGACTTGCAACAAGACATTTGTGAAACGAGCTAATTTGAATTATCATTTAAAAACATTCGGACATAAAGGAGGAAAACGTGTGACCAGCCAGGACCAAATTCGACAGACTGAGACCGACGGTGACTTTAAATTGTCAGATATCAGTAAATCTAGGCCAAAAATAACATGTTCAGACTGCGGAGCGCGTTTCGTCCTTCAGGAACGCTATGAATTTCATATGGAGAGACACAAAACGGGAAGGATGGATGTGTGCCTATGCATGGTGTGTGGGAGGGAATCTACAAACGAGAACGTGCTATGGGACCACTATCAGTACATGCACAAAAGAACAAAGCGATATGCTTGTACAACTTGCGGTAAGCTTTTCCACAAGCAGTCGTTGTTGAGCAGACACCAAGTGAAGTATGGACACAAAGGTTCGAGAGAAATAGATGTTGACACCGATGGAAACGCCCTGGCCGTTGACAGCGCTGCTTTCAAAAAAGTAATAGCAGAAGAGGTCGTTGAAATGAAGTCTGTAAATTGCGTTTTATGCGGCGAAGTCGTTTGGGGTGTAGATCCCAACTTAATAAACGATGCGGTAACTTGCGCGAGCTGCGAAGGACCCGGGCTCTCGTTGCAGGTAGATTCGGACGGAGCTAAAGTAATATCTCGGAGGCAGTATCACTGCAACATGTGCAACAAGCATTTTACAACAAAAGATAGACTGGAATACCATATAATGAGACATTCTGAGAACATGGACGAATTCATATGCAGTACTTGCGGCAAGGAGTTGAGCACGGAACAAGCACTATTCGAGCATTACTTGTTTGTTCATAAGGGAGCAAGGCCGCATGTTTGCGAGTTGTGCGGAAAGTCTTATCAGTTCAAAGCGAGGCTGAAGGAACACATGAGGAGTCACAGCGGGGAGCGACCCTTTGCCTGTGAAATCTGTGGACAGAGATGCATGACCAATAACGCGTTGAGATCTCACAAGAAGACACATATAACTGAGAAACGTTTTCCATGTCAAATATGTAAGAAAGCATTCAGAAAGAGGCAGGACTTGAACGAGCATTTGGAAAGACATTGGAAGAACGACAAGACGATGATGTTCCCCCAAGTTTTCAGCTGCACCGTCTGCTTCGAAATGTTTCCCACGTTTAGGATTCTAAAGAAACACATGAAAGAAACACACAGAGTGAAAAGTCCGGACCCTATATTAACCGATCTCCAACCTTGGTTCGAGTGCGAGGATTGtcatgaaaaattcaagcatCAAATGTCACTGAAGGTgcacagagagagaaagcacGAGGGAAAAATGAGGCCAGTCTACCACTGCGACGTGTGTAACGTGACTTACAAAAATGCTCGAGTACTCTCTAACCATATCAAGAACAAGCACGAGGGTGGCAAGCGGTACAAATGCGCTCAATGCGGTAAAGAATACAACCAGTCAACGTCTCTGCACAATCACATCCTCCTTCATACCGGAGAAAAACCATTCAGCTGTGAGCACTGCGAAATGACATTCAGGACGAAAGAATCCAGAGACCACCATCAAAGGAAACACACCGGAGAACGGCCCTACAAATGTCCACGATGCGACAAATCATTTGCAACAACGACACAGCGTCGCGAACATCGCAAACGTGAGCATGACGAGGGCAATACTCATCACTGTCCAGAATGTGGGAAAGCCTGCTTTGACGAACATGGAGTAAGAAGTCATTTGAACATGCATtttagtgaaaaattcaagaataCGCAAGAAAATCAGACCTGA
- the Enoph gene encoding enolase-phosphatase E1, translating into MAGEKRSQDQEESLLKQNVIIVDIEGTTTSITFVKETLFPYIRENVKKYIDAKWEEEEFKRDLEKLKEQAKKDEEDKIEGLVAITGSTTDEEKESVVKNILWQMDGDRKTGALKQLQGHMWREAYDSGNVKGHVYEDVPECLKAWKISGKKVYIYSSGSVEAQKLLFGHSQCGDLLEYFSGHFDTGVGMKQEATSYKNILDQVKSEASDVIFLTDIVQEAKAAKEAGLYSILMIREGNAPLSAEEKMEFRTATSFLDLSFESTAKRQKLDTPEIDKKESIAKPTAEERMEISGDVEMTDVSEKENESKVESEDAKREEKEEKKGEKETNEIEGKKNTDVEATVSVTTVEKDEAMETDGKPEVVKQIDESGSDAKPVEEKKEEKVEVVESEKGTLKVSKDDDKSKGICETIDKESSKKSEEKTLEKNNADEADRTTLTDSQKTELLEKKVELSEEKSDSIITETNSKAVNESTELSASRKPDETPTKISDDVKEIKTEGSEESCEILNNKLGIETEKSEMESKPAVEETHVKVDVPLTKETVKSDAKIESMAAETEKTAIQTSKVLKANEESALKSDQTVAKDVVKENGMAKTEEPSKTDDQNVAVENKDSSDAVKKTESKVEETVANSMKETESNSKDAIKAETSIVAEAKKETATKDVDVEEEENKELKKEGAKSQEEPTTDANKTNGTTQNGETVTEDENKKIHTNGVNEACSSVSAEVKTNKDMSSQKREPESSTDASAESIKVKKVVDSTVADGAGEPDVSPAVVVAATS; encoded by the exons ATGGCCGGGGAAAAGCGTAGTCAGGATCAGGAAGAGTCCTTGCTGAAGCAGAACGTTATCATAGTTGATATCGAGGGAACAACAACGAGCATAACTTTTGTTAAG GAGACACTATTCCCTTACATCCGAGAGAACGTTAAAAAATACATCGACGCTAAATGGGAGGAGGAAGAGTTTAAACGTGATTTAGAAAAACTCAAGGAACAG GCTAAGAAAGATGAAGAAGACAAGATTGAAGGCCTTGTGGCCATTACTGGTTCTACCACTGATGAAGAAAAGGAATCAGTTGTTAAGAATATTTTGTGGCAAATGGATGGAGATCGAAAAACTGGGGCCCTGAAGCAATTGCAGGGTCATATGTGGCGCGAAGCCTATGACTCTGGCAATGTCAAGGGACA TGTATACGAGGATGTTCCGGAATGTCTCAAAGCTTGGAAAATTTCCGGAAAGAAGGTTTACATTTATTCAAGTGGAAGTGTCGAGGCACAGAAACTGCTTTTTGGACACAGCCAATGCGGGGATCTGCTTGAG TATTTCAGTGGCCATTTTGATACTGGAGTTGGAATGAAACAAGAGGCTACCagctataaaaatattctggaTCAGGTAAAGTCTGAGGCCAGTGACGTCATTTTCCTCACCGATATTGTCCAAG aagCCAAAGCTGCCAAGGAAGCTGGACTTTATTCAATCCTCATGATTCGTGAAGGCAATGCTCCATTGAGTGCGGAGGAGAAGATGGAGTTCAGAACTGCGACGTCATTTTTGGACTTGTCATTCGAGAGTACAGCTAAGCGCCAAAAGTTGGACACGCCGGAAATTGACAAGAAGGAGTCTATAGCAAAGCCGACAGCCGAAGAAAGGATGGAAATATCTGGTGATGTTGAAATGACTGATGTCAGTGAAAAAGAGAATGAGTCAAAAGTTGAGTCAGAGGATGCTAAAagggaggagaaggaggaaaagaagggagaaaaggaaacaaatgaaattgaagGAAAGAAGAACACTGATGTGGAAGCTACAGTGTCTGTGACTACTGTGGAAAAAGACGAAGCCATGGAGACTGATGGAAAACCTGAAGTTGTAAAACAAATTGATGAATCTGGTTCTGATGCTAAGCCTGTAGAAGAAAAGAAGGAGGAAAAGGTCGAGGTAgttgaaagtgaaaaaggTACCTTGAAAGTAAGCAAAGATGATGACAAATCTAAAGGGATCTGCGAAACTATTGATAAAGAAAGTAGCaagaaaagtgaagaaaaaactctagaaaagaataacgcagACGAGGCCGATAGAACTACACTCACCGATAGTCAGAAAACTGAACTCTTGGAGAAAAAAGTCGAACTTTCTGAGGAGAAATCTGATTCTATCATAACTGAGACAAATAGCAAGGCGGTCAACGAATCAACCGAACTGTCTGCCTCAAGAAAGCCGGATGAAACTCCTACAAAAATTTCCGATGATGTTAAAGAGATTAAGACCGAAGGTTCTGAAgaaagttgtgaaattttaaataacaagTTGGGCATAGAAACTGAGAAATCCGAAATGGAATCGAAACCCGCAGTTGAAGAAACTCACGTTAAAGTCGACGTACCGTTAACGAAGGAAACAGTGAAAAGTGATGCGAAGATAGAAAGCATGGCAGCAGAAACAGAGAAAACCGCCATTCAAACCAGCAAAGTATTAAAAGCGAACGAGGAATCTGCTCTAAAGTCGGATCAAACAGTAGCTAAGGATGTGGTTAAAGAAAATGGAATGGCAAAGACTGAGGAGCCGTCCAAGACTGATGATCAAAACGTGGCAGTTGAGAACAAAGACAGTTCAGATGCTGTAAAAAAGACTGAATCCAAAGTTGAGGAAACTGTGGCTAACTCAATGAAAGAGACGGAAAGTAATAGCAAAGATGCAATTAAAGCTGAAACAAGCATCGTTGCTGAGGCAAAGAAAGAAACTGCGACTAAGGATGTGGatgtagaagaagaagaaaacaaagaacTCAAAAAAGAAGGTGCAAAGAGTCAGGAGGAACCGACGACGGATGCGAACAAAACGAACGGTACGACACAGAATGGGGAAACGGTTAcggaagatgaaaataaaaaaatacacacgaATGGGGTAAACGAAGCATGCAGCAGCGTATCAGCTGAGGTAAAAACGAATAAAGACATGTCGTCGCAGAAGAGAGAACCCGAGAGTTCGACCGATGCTAGTGCAGAGTCTATAAAGGTTAAAAAAGTCGTTGATTCAACAGTGGCGGACGGCGCCGGAGAACCTGACGTATCGCCGGCTGTAGTAGTAGCCGCGACGTCCTaa
- the LOC124217878 gene encoding zinc finger protein 11 isoform X1 → MSNMRTFIIKVNETDNVTLGDNEEFKDLTKKLDDNDIHFDVTSIEEKLLTEDSVVADNQNIDNTEVEDETVEFVLPDLPESAASISNDSNAQPICNGLLCRLCGIKTDDPIPIFSKFQDISQKISNLILVSITRDDQLSKHICTACNEKLEAINEFISVCKETEKKLCSITKSRSLLRVKLKRKADGNRENTIIVQDDIAIYKCPNCKVDLRITRTDEAQNCYNGPQASLIATDASTSPNSFVKTIKNKAHTSRSCSAKKRVGTRLGKASGKSANTGIEENHINDVEAIGATVNILTPLKSTRKIICNVHPEDDGSSNCISSREKGKMKLRDIRKRAPVCSAVNDVAITRKLESDALEKALFSSSSDLEVPGITGEFVELDALEDSSNEIMRKRSKFKCEACKAEYYSYERYLFHVERHGTKNFYEFVCNVCKKEFLTEDDLWEHHRYHQSNNSEGGETVSENVNALQPENNQRCTKSTCEECGARFVLRERYEFHMERHKLGNIKIFSCMICGKRFKSENILWDHYQYQHKSGERIACMTCNKTFVKRANLNYHLKTFGHKGGKRVTSQDQIRQTETDGDFKLSDISKSRPKITCSDCGARFVLQERYEFHMERHKTGRMDVCLCMVCGRESTNENVLWDHYQYMHKRTKRYACTTCGKLFHKQSLLSRHQVKYGHKGSREIDVDTDGNALAVDSAAFKKVIAEEVVEMKSVNCVLCGEVVWGVDPNLINDAVTCASCEGPGLSLQVDSDGAKVISRRQYHCNMCNKHFTTKDRLEYHIMRHSENMDEFICSTCGKELSTEQALFEHYLFVHKGARPHVCELCGKSYQFKARLKEHMRSHSGERPFACEICGQRCMTNNALRSHKKTHITEKRFPCQICKKAFRKRQDLNEHLERHWKNDKTMMFPQVFSCTVCFEMFPTFRILKKHMKETHRVKSPDPILTDLQPWFECEDCHEKFKHQMSLKVHRERKHEGKMRPVYHCDVCNVTYKNARVLSNHIKNKHEGGKRYKCAQCGKEYNQSTSLHNHILLHTGEKPFSCEHCEMTFRTKESRDHHQRKHTGERPYKCPRCDKSFATTTQRREHRKREHDEGNTHHCPECGKACFDEHGVRSHLNMHFSEKFKNTQENQT, encoded by the exons ATGTCGAACATGAGGACTTTCATTATAAAAGTAAATGAGACTGATAACGTGACGCTGGGCGATAATGAAGAGTTTAAAgatttgacgaaaaaattggACGATAATGATATCCACTTCGATGTGACGTCTATTGAGGAAAAACTGCTGACTGAAGATTCAGTTGTTGCCGACAACCAAAACATAG ataACACAGAGGTCGAGGATGAGACTGTTGAATTTGTACTGCCAGATTTACCAGAATCCGCAGCTTCGATTAGCAATG ATTCCAATGCTCAGCCTATTTGTAATGGATTGCTGTGCCGTTTGTGTGGTATTAAAACTGATGACCCAATTCCAATTTTCAGCAAATTTCAAGACATAAGCCAGAAAATCAGTAACCTAATTCTCGTCTCT ATTACACGTGACGACCAGTTATCCAAGCACATTTGTACAGCATGCAATGAGAAATTGGAAGCCATTAATGAATTCATATCCGTCTGCAAAGAAACTGAAAAGAAATTATGCAGTATAACAAAATCGAGAAGCTTACTAAGGGTGAAGCTAAAACGTAAAGCTGATGGAAACAGGGAAAACACTATAATAGTTCAAGATGATATTGCAATTTATAAATGTCCGAACTGTAAAGTCGATCTGAGGATTACGAGGACTGATGAAGCTCAGAATTGTTATAATGGGCCACAGGCTTCCCTTATCGCAACTGATGCATCTACGTCTCCTAATTCCTTTGTAAAAACTATTAAGAACAAAGCTCATACTTCACGAAGTTGTAGTGCCAAGAAAAGAGTTGGCACGAGATTAGGAAAAGCATCGGGGAAATCTGCGAATACAGGCATTGAAGAAAATCATATCAATGATGTTGAAGCAATTGGTGCgactgtaaatattttaacgCCATTAAAATCTACCCGTAAGATAATTTGCAACGTACATCCCGAGGATGACGGTTCCAGCAATTGTATAAGCTctagagaaaaaggaaaaatgaaacttcGAGATATCAGAAAAAGAGCGCCAGTCTGCAGTGCTGTTAACGACGTGGCAATAACGAGAAAACTAGAATCTGATGCATTAGAAAAAGCTTTGTTTTCTTCGAGTTCTGATCTCGAAGTCCCTGGTATAACTGGAGAATTTGTAGAGCTTGATGCTCTGGAAGACAGCAGCAATGAGATTATGAGAAAACGCTCGAAATTTAAATGCGAAGCATGCAAAGCGGAATATTATTCCTATGAGAGGTACTTGTTCCATGTAGAAAGACACGgcaccaaaaatttttatgaattcgTATGCAACGTTTGtaagaaagaatttttaacaGAAGATGATCTGTGGGAACATCATCGATATCATCAGTCCAATAATTCTGAAGGTGGTGAAACTGTGTCTGAAAACGTAAATGCTTTACAGCCAGAGAATAATCAACGATGTACAAAGTCAACTTGCGAAGAATGCGGAGCACGTTTCGTGCTTCGCGAACGTTACGAGTTTCACATGGAGAGACATAAATTGGGCAATATCAAGATATTTTCTTGCATGATTTGCGGTAAGCGATTCAAGAGTGAAAACATTCTTTGGGATCATTATCAGTATCAGCATAAATCTGGAGAACGCATCGCTTGCATGACTTGCAACAAGACATTTGTGAAACGAGCTAATTTGAATTATCATTTAAAAACATTCGGACATAAAGGAGGAAAACGTGTGACCAGCCAGGACCAAATTCGACAGACTGAGACCGACGGTGACTTTAAATTGTCAGATATCAGTAAATCTAGGCCAAAAATAACATGTTCAGACTGCGGAGCGCGTTTCGTCCTTCAGGAACGCTATGAATTTCATATGGAGAGACACAAAACGGGAAGGATGGATGTGTGCCTATGCATGGTGTGTGGGAGGGAATCTACAAACGAGAACGTGCTATGGGACCACTATCAGTACATGCACAAAAGAACAAAGCGATATGCTTGTACAACTTGCGGTAAGCTTTTCCACAAGCAGTCGTTGTTGAGCAGACACCAAGTGAAGTATGGACACAAAGGTTCGAGAGAAATAGATGTTGACACCGATGGAAACGCCCTGGCCGTTGACAGCGCTGCTTTCAAAAAAGTAATAGCAGAAGAGGTCGTTGAAATGAAGTCTGTAAATTGCGTTTTATGCGGCGAAGTCGTTTGGGGTGTAGATCCCAACTTAATAAACGATGCGGTAACTTGCGCGAGCTGCGAAGGACCCGGGCTCTCGTTGCAGGTAGATTCGGACGGAGCTAAAGTAATATCTCGGAGGCAGTATCACTGCAACATGTGCAACAAGCATTTTACAACAAAAGATAGACTGGAATACCATATAATGAGACATTCTGAGAACATGGACGAATTCATATGCAGTACTTGCGGCAAGGAGTTGAGCACGGAACAAGCACTATTCGAGCATTACTTGTTTGTTCATAAGGGAGCAAGGCCGCATGTTTGCGAGTTGTGCGGAAAGTCTTATCAGTTCAAAGCGAGGCTGAAGGAACACATGAGGAGTCACAGCGGGGAGCGACCCTTTGCCTGTGAAATCTGTGGACAGAGATGCATGACCAATAACGCGTTGAGATCTCACAAGAAGACACATATAACTGAGAAACGTTTTCCATGTCAAATATGTAAGAAAGCATTCAGAAAGAGGCAGGACTTGAACGAGCATTTGGAAAGACATTGGAAGAACGACAAGACGATGATGTTCCCCCAAGTTTTCAGCTGCACCGTCTGCTTCGAAATGTTTCCCACGTTTAGGATTCTAAAGAAACACATGAAAGAAACACACAGAGTGAAAAGTCCGGACCCTATATTAACCGATCTCCAACCTTGGTTCGAGTGCGAGGATTGtcatgaaaaattcaagcatCAAATGTCACTGAAGGTgcacagagagagaaagcacGAGGGAAAAATGAGGCCAGTCTACCACTGCGACGTGTGTAACGTGACTTACAAAAATGCTCGAGTACTCTCTAACCATATCAAGAACAAGCACGAGGGTGGCAAGCGGTACAAATGCGCTCAATGCGGTAAAGAATACAACCAGTCAACGTCTCTGCACAATCACATCCTCCTTCATACCGGAGAAAAACCATTCAGCTGTGAGCACTGCGAAATGACATTCAGGACGAAAGAATCCAGAGACCACCATCAAAGGAAACACACCGGAGAACGGCCCTACAAATGTCCACGATGCGACAAATCATTTGCAACAACGACACAGCGTCGCGAACATCGCAAACGTGAGCATGACGAGGGCAATACTCATCACTGTCCAGAATGTGGGAAAGCCTGCTTTGACGAACATGGAGTAAGAAGTCATTTGAACATGCATtttagtgaaaaattcaagaataCGCAAGAAAATCAGACCTGA